A window of Cheilinus undulatus linkage group 1, ASM1832078v1, whole genome shotgun sequence contains these coding sequences:
- the nudt21 gene encoding cleavage and polyadenylation specificity factor subunit 5 isoform X2, whose product MSVGPPSRSATGWPRGGAVQFGNKYITGPAKPLTLERTINLYPLTNYTFGTKEPLYEKDSSVAARFQRMREEFDKMGMRRTVEGVLIVHEHRLPHVLLLQLGTTFFKLPGGELSPGEDEVEGLKRLMTEILGRQDGVKQDWVIDDCIGNWWRPNFEPPQYPYIPAHITKPKEHKKLFLVQLQEKALFAVPKNYKLVAAPLFELYDNAPGYGPIISSLPQLLSRFNFIYN is encoded by the exons ATGTCTGTCGGGCCTCCCAGTCGCTCGGCCACTGGTTGGCCGCGCGGCGGTGCCGTTCAGTTTGGGAACAAATACATCACCGGGCCTGCTAAACCTCTCACACTGGAGAGGACCATCAACCT ATATCCTCTAACCAACTATACGTTCGGCACTAAAGAGCCTCTGTATGAGAAGGATAGCTCAGTGGCTGCTCGCTTCCAGCGGATGCGGGAAGAGTTTGATAAAATGGGAATGAGGAGGACCGTGGAGGGTGTTCTTATTGTTCATGAACACAGGCTGCCTCATGTGTTACTCCTACAGCTGGGCACAACTTTCTTCAAACT GCCTGGGGGAGAGTTGAGTCCAGGAGAAGATGAGGTGGAGGGTCTCAAACGCCTGATGACTGAG ATCCTTGGGCGGCAGGATGGTGTAAAGCAGGACTGGGTGATCGATGACTGTATTGGCAACTGGTGGCGCCCCAACTTTGAGCCTCCACAG TATCCCTATATTCCAGCTCACATCACTAAACCTAAGGAGCATAAAAAACTTTTCCTGGTTCAGTTGCAGGAAAAAG CTCTGTTTGCTGTCCCTAAAAACTACAAACTGGTGGCAGCACCTTTGTTTGAACTCTATGATAATGCTCCTGGATATGGACCAATCATTTCCAGCCTACCTCAGCTACTGAGCAG GTTCAACTTCATCTATAACTAA
- the nudt21 gene encoding cleavage and polyadenylation specificity factor subunit 5 isoform X1, with the protein MSVGPPSRSATGWPRGGAVQFGNKYITGPAKPLTLERTINLYPLTNYTFGTKEPLYEKDSSVAARFQRMREEFDKMGMRRTVEGVLIVHEHRLPHVLLLQLGTTFFKLPGGELSPGEDEVEGLKRLMTEILGRQDGVKQDWVIDDCIGNWWRPNFEPPQYPYIPAHITKPKEHKKLFLVQLQEKALFAVPKNYKLVAAPLFELYDNAPGYGPIISSLPQLLSRYYVQLHL; encoded by the exons ATGTCTGTCGGGCCTCCCAGTCGCTCGGCCACTGGTTGGCCGCGCGGCGGTGCCGTTCAGTTTGGGAACAAATACATCACCGGGCCTGCTAAACCTCTCACACTGGAGAGGACCATCAACCT ATATCCTCTAACCAACTATACGTTCGGCACTAAAGAGCCTCTGTATGAGAAGGATAGCTCAGTGGCTGCTCGCTTCCAGCGGATGCGGGAAGAGTTTGATAAAATGGGAATGAGGAGGACCGTGGAGGGTGTTCTTATTGTTCATGAACACAGGCTGCCTCATGTGTTACTCCTACAGCTGGGCACAACTTTCTTCAAACT GCCTGGGGGAGAGTTGAGTCCAGGAGAAGATGAGGTGGAGGGTCTCAAACGCCTGATGACTGAG ATCCTTGGGCGGCAGGATGGTGTAAAGCAGGACTGGGTGATCGATGACTGTATTGGCAACTGGTGGCGCCCCAACTTTGAGCCTCCACAG TATCCCTATATTCCAGCTCACATCACTAAACCTAAGGAGCATAAAAAACTTTTCCTGGTTCAGTTGCAGGAAAAAG CTCTGTTTGCTGTCCCTAAAAACTACAAACTGGTGGCAGCACCTTTGTTTGAACTCTATGATAATGCTCCTGGATATGGACCAATCATTTCCAGCCTACCTCAGCTACTGAGCAGGTATTAT GTTCAACTTCATCTATAA
- the LOC121504203 gene encoding flocculation protein FLO11-like, translating to MAKEYKRDSDLHPEVVTAMRVHNHDDFLHLNGGLTSTNYHLLSLLVIWFSSSLLLDNNVINFPCGLVLHTNDSSRCEEIQVKLWYCNKGRGQRKARLSCHICQSAGPAPPTSEEALHTAAAPALSNRASATEPRQQSSTATACRVSPMELPLGGPALRHYTQSRPRPHRQKLNYRPSRPQETILESENEVLEHMGRVDEGVEEFFTKRVLPTDTLKKQDEETITVHEVAPASSVPCPPQTKTLRRKLGDFFTLKKRRGLKSETSHEGRPKKTSIADLIRPLREVARAEKDKDKDRVKEHDKENEKEKAKENPSAGESAVQETPVSGAPPLRGEAVPPRRALREGKSQSLILLSGSAGAGTPYGKNTGKKQLEGQHSFEQKLHLMLQRIGVSKAQPGEIQNQEGEMKKAESEGTIIDSKPEPPPTFTKPRTMSASSDTRHQMRPSVSAHESAGKPALLPKPVIKPGPPPTTSGRNTPENELAQIQEAESNTPIKQSSAKSPPATPDITATTTIPTVPTISNSVPDSADLTVSPSSTVPPSDTDICTSSVHTLTAATTTTDVTEPESKPSIPEAYANAPEIPTSTSTATPIEPSTSVSVTSISSEPITTLSLSTTSSSTTTPSISTSETVSAPSNENQVSTGSRDLQTEAGIVSVDSTPAASVDAAVSATTTAPSPSTCTSDTPPVLSTCTNLITAASVDLTSGTSASCALVASPVAEKSPPPESNDTITSPVSPDASISSSPLLISSDLPPTTTTATITSPISTDYMDLNSTSTITQPATSSPPDLSIPSTSSTETNPTDTTTTTTISINHSDSTSTFSSAATAAISSPPTTDSDPPYSNSVSTTLTPTISDLSTTDNSNAASHHLTAPVPSKDSPGPDKDSHTSSEDGTSVELAEKDKADEGHEMVQKSEETKMDDSQKVIDGAKESEDENEKKPMVNNEMMSEEVQEQGVKTQEDTVKTEVGMAEPALGKDVNESRIDVQKQEETKSVVEK from the exons ATGGCCAAGGAATACAAGAGGGACTCAGACCTGCACCCTGAGGTGGTCACAGCTATGAGAGTGCACAATCATGATGAT TTCCTCCATTTGAATGGTGGTCTTACCTCCACCAACTACCACCTCCTCAGCCTCCTGGTCATCTGGTTCAGCTCCAGCCTCCTTCTTGACAATAATGTCATCAACTTCCCCTGTGGCCTCGTCCTCCACACGAATGATAGCAGCCGCTGTGAAGAGATTCAGGTCAAATTGTGGTACTGTAACA AGGGGAGGGGGCAGAGAAAGGCGAGGCTCTCTTGTCACATCTGTCAGTCAGCCGGCCCAGCCCCGCCCACCTCTGAGGAGGCATTAcatactgctgctgctcctgctctTAGCAACCGTGCCTCAGCAACAGAGCCACGGCAACAGAGCTCCACGGCAACAGCGTGCCGTGTCTCCCCAATGGAGCTGCCATTGGGCGGACCAGCGCTCAGGCACTACACCCAGAGCAGACCGAGACCTCACCGACAAAAGCTGAACTACCGACCCAGCAGACCGCAG GAGACGATATTAGAGAGTGAAAATGAAGTCCTTGAGCACATGGGGAGGGTGGATGAAGGTGTCGAGGAGTTCTTTACTAAAAGAGTACTTCCTACTGATACACT GAAAAAGCAAGATGAAGAAACTATCACAGTGCACGAAGTGGCTCCTGCCAGTTCTGTCCCTTGTCCACCCCAGACCAAAACACTCAGGAGGAAGCTTGGCGATTTTTTTACTCTCAAAAAGAGACGAGGTCTGAAGTCAGAAACAAGCCATGAAGGGCGTCCCAAAAAGACCTCCATCGCGGACCTCATCCGCCCACTCAGGGAGGTCGCCAGAGCtgagaaagacaaagacaaggacCGTGTCAAAGAGCACGACAAGGAGAACGAAAAGGAGAAAGCGAAAGAGAATCCCAGTGCTGGAGAGTCAGCTGTTCAggagacacctgtgtctggtgCTCCGCCGCTGAGGGGTGAAGCAGTGCCTCCCCGCCGAGCTCTCAGAGAGGGGAAGTCCCAGTCTCTCATTCTGCTGTCTGGATCAGCAGGTGCAGGGACTCCTTATGGCAAGAACACTGGAAAG AAACAATTAGAAGGCCAACATAGCTTTGAACAGAAACTCCATCTCATGCTTCAGCGTATCGGAGTCTCTAAAGCTCAGCCGGGAGAAATACAG aatcaGGAGGGAGAGATGAAAAAAGCAGAATCTGAAG GAACTATCATTGACAGTAAGCCTGAGCCACCACCTACTTTCACAAAACCTCGAACCATGTCTGCATCATCag atacaaGGCATCAAATGCGCCCAAGTGTGTCAGCACATGAGTCTGCTGGGAAACCTGCTTTGCTTCCAAAGCCGGTCATCAAGCCAGGTCCACCACCCACTACATCCGGCCGCAACACACCAGAAAACGAGCTTGCGCAAATACAGGAAGCAGAGTCCAACACACCCATCAAACAGAGTTCAGCCAAATCTCCCCCTGCTACCCCTGACATCACTGCTACTACTACCATACCTACTGTACCGACAATCTCAAACTCGGTTCCTGACTCGGCCGATTTGACAGTTTCCCCTTCAAGTACTGTACCGCCCTCGGACACAGATATATGCACCAGCTCTGTTCACACTCTTACAGCAGCTACCACAACCACTGATGTAACAGAGCCTGAAAGCAAACCCTCCATACCTGAAGCTTATGCTAATGCTCCTGAAATACCCACTTCCACTAGCACTGCTACACCAATAGAGCCCTCCACTTCTGTCTCAGTTACTTCCATTTCCTCTGAGCCCATTACTACTCTGAGCCTCTCCACAACTTCCAGTTCAACCACTACGCCTTCCATCTCCACCTCTGAAACTGTTTCTGCTCCCAGCAATGAGAATCAGGTTTCCACAGGATCAAGAGATCTGCAAACTGAAGCGGGCATTGTCTCAGTTGATTCTACACCTGCTGCTAGTGTGGATGCAGCTGTATCTGCCACCACCACGGCTCCATCACCCTCCACCTGCACATCAGATACACCACCAGTTTTGTCTACTTGCACCAATTTAATTACTGCAGCTAGTGTTGATCTCACTTCAGGCACCTCTGCTAGCTGTGCATTGGTAGCTTCACCAGTTGCTGAAAAATCTCCACCTCCTGAGTCAAATGATACCATCACCTCTCCAGTTTCACCTGATGCCTCCATTTCTTCTTCCCCCCTCCTGATCTCTTCTGACCTTCCACCCACCACCACAACTGCCACCATTACAAGCCCAATATCCACTGACTACATGGACTTAAACTCTACTTCTACCATTACTCAGCCAGCCACCTCTAGCCCTCCTGATCTGTCTATTCCCTCCACGTCATCCACTGAAACAAACCCCACagacaccaccaccaccaccaccatcagtATAAACCACTCAGATTCCACTTCCACCTTCAGTTCAGCAGCCACAGCTGCAATTAGTTCACCACCTACGACTGACTCAGATCCACCTTACTCTAACAGTGTGAGCACTACCCTCACACCAACTATCTCTGACCTCTCCACCACTGATAACTCAAATGCTGCTTCTCACCATCTGACCGCTCCAGTTCCTTCTAAAGATAGTCCAGGCCCAGATAAAGACTCACACACATCTTCTGAAGATGGAACCAGTGTAGAGCTGGCAGAGAAGGATAAAG CAGATGAGGGACATGAGATGGTACAAAAGAGTGAGGAAACCAAGATGGATGACAGCCAGAAAGTCATTGATGGTGCCAAGGAGAGCGAggatgaaaatgagaaaaaacctATGGTCAACAATGAAATGATGAGTGAAGAAGTGCAAGAACAAGGTGTGAAAACTCAAGAGGacacagtaaaaacagaagTGGGAATGGCTGAGCCTGCATTAGGGAAAGATGTCAATGAGTCACGGATAGATGttcaaaaacaagaagaaaccAAGTCAGTGGTTGAGAAGTAA
- the LOC121509263 gene encoding transcriptional repressor CTCF-like — protein sequence MEGEAVSMDTAQAADGKVLPEDGETLIQGVTLAPQGEVTGNVEMMVMDALDPTLLQMKTEVLEAGNTVTVTGGDEGQIITLQVVNMEEQAGAALGLGQLQLVQVPVTTGTVEGLQATYVDASTANKDAEPVICHTLPLPEGFQVVKVGANGEVETVEQEELQAAHSELQGARAEEEGEEEAVETPVPQQEDQEWAKDPEYQPITMVRKGKKGKKSRLRYGEGDRDMDVSVYDFEEEQQEGLLSEVNAEKVVGNMKPPKPTKIKKKGVKKTFQCELCSYTCPRRSNLDRHMKSHTDERPHKCHLCGRAFRTVTLLRNHLNTHTGTRPHKCTDCDMAFVTSGELVRHRRYKHTHEKPFKCSMCDYSSVEVSKLKRHIRSHTGERPFQCSLCSYASRDTYKLKRHMRTHSGEKPYECYICHARFTQSGTMKMHILQKHTENVAKFHCPHCDTVIARKSDLGVHLRKQHSFIETGKKCRYCDAVFHERYALIQHQKTHKNEKRFKCEMCDYCCRQERHMIMHKRTHTGEKPFACSQCDKTFRQKQLLDMHFKRYHDPNFVPTAFVCNKCTRTFTRRNTMLRHAENCTGEMIEDENGAPTPKKGGRRGRKRKMQSRGEDGDDDAENEVDEEEEEEDISSEIEVDQAPAVVPIPAPVEPPAKRKRGRPPKSKPDTAAIIRVEDEATGEVDDIIVKKEAGAEPDDQEAEEVVVGGGKTTIQMEELSQEEGTEQGEQLSEAPPNGDLTPEMILSMMDR from the exons ATGGAGGGCGAGGCTGTTTCCATGGATACTGCTCAGGCTGCTGATGGAAAGGTCCTGCCTGAGGATGGAGAAACCTTGATACAAGGAGTGACCCTTGCCCCACAGGGTGAAGTGACTGGTAATGTGGAGATGATGGTGATGGATGCTCTTGATCCTACTCTGCTCCAAATGAAGACAGAGGTGTTGGAGGCCGGTAACACAGTGACAGTTACGGGTGGAGACGAGGGTCAGATCATCACACTGCAG GTGGTGAATATGGAGGAGCAGGCAGGGGCTGCATTAGGTCTTGGCCAGCTTCAGCTGGTGCAGGTGCCAGTGACAACAGGAACTGTTGAGGGCCTGCAGGCGACCTATGTTGATGCATCAACAGCTAACAAGGATGCAGAGCCGGTTATCTGTCACACTCTTCCCTTACCTGAGGGCTTTCAG GTGGTGAAAGTAGGTGCCAATGGAGAAGTCGAGACTGTAGAGCAGGAGGAGCTTCAGGCAGCTCACAGTGAGCTTCAAGGAGCAAGGGCTGAGGAGGAAGGGGAAGAAGAAGCAGTAGAAACCCCTGTGCCTCAGCAAGAAGACCAAGAATGGGCCAAGGACCCAGAATACCAGCCCATCACTATGGTCCGCAAAGGAAAGAAGGGAAAGAAAAGCCGCCTACGCTATGGGGAGGGTGACCGTGACATGGACGTTTCTGTGTACGACTTTGAAGAAGAACAGCAGGAGGGACTGCTGTCAGAGGTGAATGCAGAGAAAGTTGTCGGCAACATGAAGCCACCAAAGCCCACCAAGATCAAGAAAAAGG GAGTAAAAAAGACTTTTCAGTGTGAGCTTTGTAGCTACACTTGTCCAAGGCGCTCCAACTTGGACAGACACATGAAGAGCCACACAGACGAGAGGCCACATAAATGTCATCTGTGTGGACGGGCCTTCAGAACAGTTACACTTCTGAGAAATCACCTGAATACACACACAG GCACTCGGCCACATAAATGTACAGATTGTGACATGGCATTTGTGACCAGCGGTGAGTTGGTGCGTCATCGTcgttacaaacacacacacgagAAGCCCTTCAAATGCTCTATGTGTGACTATTCTAGTGTGGAG GTGAGTAAGTTGAAAAGGCACATCCGTTCCCACACAGGAGAGCGACCCTTTCAGTGCAGTCTGTGCAGCTATGCTAGCAGAGACACTTACAAGCTAAAGAGACACATGAGAACACATTCAG GGGAGAAGCCGTATGAGTGCTACATCTGCCATGCCCGGTTCACACAGAGTGGCACCATGAAGATGCAcattctgcagaaacacacagagaatGTGGCCAAGTTTCATTGCCCTCACTGTGATACTGTCATTGCACGTAAAAGTGACCTTG gtgTTCACTTGCGGAAGCAGCACTCATTTATTGAGACGGGAAAGAAATGCCGTTACTGTGATGCTGTTTTTCATGAGAGATATGCTCTCATCCAACACCAGAAGACTCACAAGAATGAAAAGCGTTTTAAGTGTGAAATGTGTGACTACTGCTGCAGACAG GAACGCCATATGATAATGCACAAGCGTACACACACAGGAGAAAAGCCATTTGCCTGCAGCCAGTGTGATAAAACTTTCCGCCAGAAACAGCTTCTGGACATGCACTTCAAGCGCTACCATGATCCAAACTTTGTCCCCACTGCCTTCGTCTGCAACAAGTGTACCAGAACATTCACCCGCAGG AACACAATGCTGCGTCATGCTGAGAACTGTACGGGCGAAATGATTGAAGATGAGAATGGAGCTCCAACACCCAAAAAGGGCGGTCGCCGTggcaggaagaggaagatgcagtcAAGAGGAgaagatggtgatgatgacGCAG AGAATGAAgtggatgaggaggaagaggaagaggacatTTCAAGTGAGATTGAGGTTGATCAGGCCCCTGCCGTGGTCCCCATCCCTGCACCTGTTGAGCCACCAGCCAAGAGAAAACGTGGACGTCCCCCAAAGAGCAAACCAGATA CGGCTGCTATCATTCGTGTGGAGGACGAGGCCACAGGGGAAGTTGATGACATTATTGTCAAGAAGGAGGCTGGAGCTGAACCAGATGACCAGGAGGCTGAGGAGGTGGTAGTTGGTGGAGGTAAGACCACCATTCAAATGGAGGAACTGTCCCAGGAAGAGGGAACAGAACAAGGAGAGCAGCTGTCTGAGGCCCCACCTAATGGAGACCTGACTCCTGAGATGATCCTCAGCATGATGGACCGGTGA